The region tctcctcctcgtccacgTAGTACTCCACGTACCGGAGCTGCATCTCCCGCGCCGGCTGCCCGTAGAAGTTGGTCGCCATCCAGTCCATGTTCCCCCACGGCACGATCTGCACCACCACCGCCTGCGTCGGCAGGAAGATCTGGTTCGTCAGCCCGGCCCCGTGCACCGCCAGCAGCACGTCCGCGGAGTTCACCAGCGGCGCGAACGCCGGCACGTCCGCCCCCGCCTCCGCCACCGTCACGTTGAACCCCAGCTCCGTCGCGGCGGCGGCCACCTCCTCCAGGTTCAGCAGCTTCCGCGTGCCCCCGCGGGAGATGATCAGCATCTGCGGCCGCATCCCGGGCACCTCCCCGAGCGCCGAGGGGCGGTCGCGGCGGAGCGCGTAGGCGGAGCGGATGAAGCGGTTGTAGTCCACCATGGTGTAGTTGCGCGGGTTGCGGGTCGGGTGCGGCGAGATGATGAGGTCCCGGTCGCGGTACAGGCCCAGGAACCCCGCCGCGAAGCAGTGCACGCCGGCGTCCGCGTCGAAGTTGATGGGGTCGTAGTTGGAGAGCTTGCGCAGCACCGGCGTGTACTTCTGCACCCACCACGGCTTGTAGTTGGTGATGAGCAGCTGCACCTCGCCCTTGAGGTGCGACGCCGTCAGGAACAGCGGGATCAGCGCGTCCGTGTTGTCGTGGAAGAAGTTGTCCGTGTACCCGGCCACGGAGAACACCACCGCGGGGACAAGGTGCCGCTTCGTGCACTGCGGCGCGGCCGCCGCCGAGGGGACGGACTTGACGGTCACCTCCACCACGGCGGGGAGGAGGAAGTCGTCCTTGCGGGCGTACGGCCGGAGCCGCTTCTCGCCGTTCTCGTCGAAGCCGCCGGCGCCCGACGGGTTCACCAGGTACATGGTCTTCTGCTTGGGGCTGATCCGGATGTCGCCGGACAGCTCGCACACCGACGGACGCGCGTAGGGGAACCCCTCGTCCACCCCGTTCTCGTCGCAGCTCATCTTTGCTAATGCCGCACCCtccccgccggcgccgccctccgcGGCTGAATCCATTCATTCACCAAGAAACAGAGTCGCGTTAGAATTGAATTTAGAGCGCGCGGGCAGATCTCGGACATTTCCAACTAATCTGAAGCAAATTAACTGCGTCGACATGAGGTGGGCGACAAATGTTTGCCCAGATCGCAGAGTACAGAGCATTAATGTGTGCAAGAAGTGGCCTGCTGACCTGACCTGGGAGTGATGCCAGTTTTGCTCTGCTTTCCAGTTAAGGTGCGACGAAAAAGGAGGTGAGAAAGGGGCGAGAGATTCCTTACATGGCTTTGGCACGGAGgtcgtcgccgcctccgccgccttctCGGCTTCGTCCTCCTTTCTCGAGAGCACCTCCGGCACGCCGGGTTCTTGAGAGCCGGCCGACGCCGGGCCCTCCTCTGGGAAATCGACGGGATCCACGGCGTTGCCGTTCTCGCGGCCGATGAATGTGGTGTCTTCGGCCGGGATGGCATCCGTCGTCTCCGggacggacgacgacgacgacgccggcgGGGCGTTCTGGAGCAGGCCGGACGTGTTGGCTGTGCTAGCTGAGCGCGGATTCAATTCAACAGCAGTAACGATTAGATCAGGGAGGGATTAATGGAATGCAGTGAGTGAGTAGTGAGTGGAGCACGTACCGAAGACGGGGGAGTAGATGGCGAAGAGCTTGGCGAGGGAGACGTAGGTGAGGAGCGCGAGGCAGCAGCCGGCGAGGAGGCCAGCGCCGAGCTTCTTGGGCTCGATCTTGGAGGCGAAGCCCCGGAGGCGCGTGGGCGGCCTCCTGTCGCCGGCGCCGCCCGGCAGCTTGGACGGCCGCGAGTACGCCGTCGAGTTCATCTCGGCCTGCCTAGCTCCTCCTCCGCGGGACGCGTCGCGTCGGGGATCTACCGGCGCATAAACAGCGGGGCACACGCGCGAGCGCAGAGGAAGAAAGAAAggagacagcgagggaggagagggGTGGCCTGGACTCCGTGAGAGAGAAGATGAGGAGGGATCAGTGGAGGAAAAGGCGGAAGCTTTTGGTGGCGCGGTCGTTGGTGGCGTCGGATTTGAgctgggtggggtggggtgggtgtGGCTGAGTTCGGCGTTCGCTGCGTGAAAGAGAAAGGGGATCTGCTCGGGGCGTTGCGAGAGAGGCACGCTTGCGGCAGGGAGACGAAGGTGACTTGGGAGGGAGAGGGACGTGCGCACGCGTGCGCGCTACTCAAGAGTGAGCGTGTTTTTTTTTTAGAGATTTCTTAGGCCAAACAGTGAGTGCATGTGCTCATTACTTTCTTCACTCGTACTACTACtgtcgtactccctccgttcggaattacttgtgaaatggatgtatctaaaactaaaatacatttagatatatccatttctacgacaaataattccgaacggagggagtactacagtcATACTAATCAGCTCATAAAAAGCTGAGTAGTTTAAAACTAAAACCATGATAAGTATTTTGAAACAAAAGAAGTAATATAGTATATGTTATTATACATGTGTATTATTCAAAAATAATAAgtgcatttatttatttatttatcctATATAGGACAAATTTTATCTACCACATATGgtagttttgtatgttgtatgtagtatctatcaAATAAAAGAGTATGTAAGCATATTATGTAATACTCCCGTCGTttctatttactctgcatattagagttgactgaagtcaaacttcataaaattttgaccaagtttatagaaaacaatataaaTGTTTATCATAACAAATTTATATGATGTGAAAATTCATTCAATAATAAATCCAACGGTATTGATTTGTTgttgtatatgttcatatttttgTTTATAGACTTtatcaaagtttacaaagcttgagTTTGACCAAAACTAATACGCGGGCTAAATAAAaatggtagtatatatactactttttaGATAGTAAGTATCATATTTTAAGTATGTTTTTTTTACATACAAATATATACGCATTTCACAAATAAAAAAAACATGAGCCaacttgcaattttttcgtgtAACTCACTTTGAAGTATCTTATATATAGTTTATCAACATACCTACAATGataaagtagtactccctccatcttaaaataaatgactcaagtttatactaactttagactatagtacaaagttagtgcaaatttGAGTCACTTATTATgagaaggagggagtatatatataatATCACATGATAGTATATGAGACATATGGGGTAACTACTCCTGGATGGTATGATATATAAGGGTGGAATATTACTCAGCATTGCAGTTAATTTCAACATTTAACGTATCACATAAATTATATATATGCCCATATTTATTTGACGATTATCGTGTTTGCATTTTAAATTATGGAGTTTACCTACAAACGAAAAAAATTCTAGAGTTTCCATAACGTGTCGACCACATTGTGAATGCGTGATAGTGTGCGAGGACAAAACAAAAGCGATGTCATGCGTTCACATGTGGGCGACTTCTCAATGGTCAATGAGCCATTGGATCTCTTGCTCGGTGGGCTGTGCATCTACCATGTTCTTCCGTTGGCAATGTTTACCTTGGAAGCAAGGATAGCATCAGGATTCATTAAGTACTACTTACATTGGTCCTTCAAATTCATGGGACGGTGAGGTAAGGGTTTCTTGTTATGTGGCTAGATTTAGTGTTGGGTGCTTTAGATCTATGTAAGGGTTCAACGATAATAATTATAGCGttagggtgaaagtgcaactaatcatcaggtggttttggtaattcataacaacatatggctcattgaactaatagccattcaagttaaatgtttcaaaaagttcaatgattggtattGCACGGACTAAAGATgtgaacccctcaaaatgctaaggacaaagattggcaaaggctcaagactcttcattttcattttagtaatccaagatcacattgagtccagaggaaagctaatactattaaaaggggatgaagtgttgcttaatgccttgcttgctcaaaatgcttagtgatattgctccaaaacccttaaccactttctcatttccacatatgtccaaaacctaaagtcacccCCCcccccgatttgatctatccggtgccaccgagttcacttgacatagccatagccaaaaaccctaatcaattcggtcacaccgatacggcTCTCAATCCCACCGAGATGgctttgcaaactctctattttccttcgtaacatttcggtctcaccgaaatgagcgattgggCCCACCGAGTtcgcattgcaaactctctgtttccttttcgtaacatttcggtctcaccgaaatgagcgaccggtcccatcgagtttgcttgatcaACTCTCTATTTGATCAATTGCTgaaataggtctcaccgagttcatgtgatcggtctctacgagatgaggttttgccctagccctagcacatcggtcccactgagttgttatcatcggtcccatcgagattcctaacgttcatattttgaactgaatcggtctcaccgagtttctctattcggtctgatcgagttgggtaaaaagtgtgtaacggttagattttgcgtggaggctatatatacccctccacccccttctccatttgagagagagccatcagaacatgcctacactttcactactcattttctgagagagaaccacctactcatgtgttgagaccaagacattccaatcctaccacaagaatcttgatctctaaccttccccaagttgcttttcactcaaatcatctttccatcatatccaaatctgtgagagagagagttgagtattgaggagactatcatttgaagcacaagagcaaggagttcatcatcaacacaccatctattaccttttggagattggtgtctcctagattggttaggtatctcttgggagcccccgtcaagattgtggagttgaaccaaggagtttgtaagggcaaggagatcgcctacttcgtaaagatctacccaagtgaggcaagtccctcgtgggtgatggccatggtgggatagacaatgttgcttcttcgtggacccttcgtggactcgcgcaactgt is a window of Triticum dicoccoides isolate Atlit2015 ecotype Zavitan chromosome 2B, WEW_v2.0, whole genome shotgun sequence DNA encoding:
- the LOC119365821 gene encoding beta-1,2-xylosyltransferease XAX1-like, whose product is MNSTAYSRPSKLPGGAGDRRPPTRLRGFASKIEPKKLGAGLLAGCCLALLTYVSLAKLFAIYSPVFASTANTSGLLQNAPPASSSSSVPETTDAIPAEDTTFIGRENGNAVDPVDFPEEGPASAGSQEPGVPEVLSRKEDEAEKAAEAATTSVPKPSAEGGAGGEGAALAKMSCDENGVDEGFPYARPSVCELSGDIRISPKQKTMYLVNPSGAGGFDENGEKRLRPYARKDDFLLPAVVEVTVKSVPSAAAAPQCTKRHLVPAVVFSVAGYTDNFFHDNTDALIPLFLTASHLKGEVQLLITNYKPWWVQKYTPVLRKLSNYDPINFDADAGVHCFAAGFLGLYRDRDLIISPHPTRNPRNYTMVDYNRFIRSAYALRRDRPSALGEVPGMRPQMLIISRGGTRKLLNLEEVAAAATELGFNVTVAEAGADVPAFAPLVNSADVLLAVHGAGLTNQIFLPTQAVVVQIVPWGNMDWMATNFYGQPAREMQLRYVEYYVDEEETSLKDKYPREHLVFSDPKALHKQGWQALAETIMKQDVKVNLTRFRPFLLQAIDKLQE